GAAGTGTGTTGAGTCCAGGAGAGATCACTTGTTACCTACACTCCCAAAACTTTATGGTCCTGACTACTACACAATGGAGCCATTGACAGAGAGGGGAAGGTATATCTcatgtttctttttaaagttgACAGTGATCTCCTTTATTTTATTGACAATCAGGGTCCACGTTACTGTTCTTGCATCAGTCCAAGTGTTGTAAGCCATTTCATCATCACCAATGATAAGGCCAAGCATTGTTGTGTCATCCACAAATTTAATGATGTGGTTCGTGCTGTTCTTGGAGCAACAGTCTTGGGTCATCAGGGTAAGAGTATTTGACTCAAGACGCGGCCTTGGGAACACCAGTGCTCAGAAGGATGGTGTTTTGAGGCAGTGCTTTCAACTAGGATTGACTGGGGTCTGTCAGTCAGGAAGTCTAATATCCAACTGAGGATAGGGTTTTCCTGACCCAGTAGAGCAGGACTGGCCATGAGATGCTGTGGGATCATTGTACTGAAGTGGTTGCCCCTTTGGTGTTTATCCATTATATGCGTCTAAACATTAGCCCCTCATTTATTTTCAATTCTATTGCTGTCACTTCGCCAGAAAAGGCTTGTATGCCAAGCAGTATTATAGTCTTTTATGAATTAAGTGAAATCAGTTTTACTAGGCCAGTTTTACTGGTGGTGAGTGCATACAGCATTGTAATATGTATTATTAATTGTTGATGACCCGTGGAtggctgattcctgccttacaccagatgctgccaggataggcagcAGCTCTCAAGACTATGAACTGAATTTAGTGGGCTAGAAACGAGATAGAAGGATGGCTATAATTTGAACTAATTCACAGTAATGTGCTGATAATACTAAGATGTCTAGTTGAATTAATGATGATACGGGCACGTGTTTAATACACTGCACTGTTTTATCTGGTTGTGTAAATTAAATTGCCTTAGCAATGGATATGTTTTCACTGTATAAAATTAAGATAGCGTGAGTTGCCAATAGAGTCTTTGCAGTCTTAATTGTTTTAATCAAATTGGTTAAATAGTCAGTCAGTAAAGGGCAAAATGCCAAGAGTTTTGACTTAAAGGCACATCATTTAACACAATCCCTCTAAGCGTCCTACCATTCATATTATCTTGTGGTGGATCTGGTGAGGCAAGGAGAAGTTCAATAAAACTTACAGTTAGTGCCTTTTTATGGTCTGGCCTAGTGCCGGCCACACACACTGCAAAGTAGTTAGCTGTTGACACTTGGAACTAAAACACATCAAACAAAgtcatcaatcaatcagtcttcattttatatattagatttcCAGAGAGCACACCATCACAAGATGTTTAACGTAGCAAACAAGGATGGGTTTTACGGTAACATAACattatcaaacttttttttttttttggttgttgttgttgcaagCTTACATGGCAGTTGTAGATTATACATGGGAGTTAGTCACACAGCCATCCCATTCCTTCCTAACAAGAGGGCAGTGGATACTGTTAGGAGATGCATATACAAGACCAACATGGACAAGTAGCACAGCAATCTGGCTATAAGAGCTCTATCTACTTGACAAACCTAAGTTTATAAAAGGATTTTGTTTAAAGCTTTTAATTTACCTGTGAATTAATTGTCTTGTCTTTTTTATAATCCAGGGAAGCCTGCTCCTCTATGGGATGTACCTGGCTGGTTTGACAAATCATGTGAGCTCTCCACCGGTGAACCAGTCTCTGACCATCATTTCCGGAGTCTGCACAATGACTGCCTCAGCAGGACTGGTGATCCCAGTGGTACGGTTCTTTCACAATTGGCCCAATCTCATTTTCTGCTTGATCTCTGGAGGCATCTTCATTTGTACGCTCTGCATCAACTCATTTGTATTTATACCCCAGGTGCGTTCACCTTGCTTCACTGGCCCTGGGCCCATCTTGAGGCATTGGGGTTGTTTTAATAATCAGTGTGGTTACAGTGCTTGCCATCTCAACAGCTGaccaaatggaagaagtttgaggAGGAATCCAGCCAAACCCCAGGTCGGATGGCGAAATACTTCAGCAGCCCCAGTAGGAATGTCCACTCGATCTACAGCGAAGACGAGATGTTCTATCTTCTGGGAGAGAATAGCTCCATGAAGCAACTACTCACCGAGGTGAGAAATATGTGTAGCGCACAAGCTAAACCAATGATTAAAACATGGATTGAATTGTTAaaagtttggtgtttttcaagtcaaaattacaGTATTTGTTCGCAATCATCTtacatataaacatctacgtgtggaagtgtgtgtgtctgtccacctccaaggaaacagaaaattcgtttagctgctaataacacaagtggggccagcatgtcagcaaaacaaaacctcagaagaaagacaaagtcacttagggGCTAACCTCAGCAAAACAGTATTCCTTTaacttttcctcccactgctaatgcacaagcgatgcaagtaCGTCGGCAAATCGAATCTTCctgagagagatgcccagagtagttcctttcaattacctgacatctctacatttcaggatttttttcctgacgatttcaatagtttctaggaccccgggctttttacagcacaggcttacacaggtAGTAGTACATATTAATTCAGCAAATAAATTTGtgctctaaagtgaagcatttttttttataaatctcaaaaaaACTATGCCTGTTCTTGCATTCTAAAATGAGTTTCAAGAGGCctgaatttataaaatggaatagaaaaataatcttgcaaaactgccgatgtgttctcaGATAATGATTTCATTACATATTGGCCATCAAACCATAGGGATTACAGCAAAAAggagcaaataaaacaaaacgttttgtgtagtgagaaaagcactatataaatgtaaagaattatccgacccactatattctaacttcagggtcacaggggtgtactggagccaatcccagccaacacaggaaacaaaccctgggcagggtgctagctcacacacatacacacaaactagggacaatttacaacgacatttatttatatagcacattttcatacaaacagtagctcaaagtgctttacataataaagaataaaaaaataagacacaataagaaaacaaaataaatcaacattaatttaggatcgccaatgcacttaaccttcatgtctttggactgtgggaggaaaccagcgcacccggaggaaacccacgcagacacggggagaacatgcaaactccacgcagggagcacccgggaatagaacccaggtctcctaactgcaaggcagcagcactacccactgtgccaccgtgccacccttattattattattattagtattatttgaaAATTGAAAGAGTGAAAAGTTAAACAGATGATAACCAAAGTATAAACAGTGGGTAACGTGATAGAAACCTAAAATCTTCAAGGTGAACTAAACTGCTGTAGGCCCTGGCTGCCCACAACTACAATTACCTATCCCGTACACCTTCCTCAAAACAAAATACCCTCTCCATCTCTCTGCCCCTGCTTCTTCCTTCTTACCAGCTGAGCTCTTGTCACCAGCTGCCTCCTAACTTCAAGTTTAATTATTCAAGGAGGATGAAGTCCTTCTAAATCATGGCCAACAGTTATGTTAAACACCCTGCAGTAAGCACTTCCAGGTTTCAGcaacacaaaaaatgacaaaaaagggtGAACAGGCTTCAAAATAAGAGCAGAGTCAGACCAGGATTGTTCTAGGTTTGGGTATCAGGAGCAGATCTTACCCCAAGCAGCATAGTTCCTACCTCAGATGGCAAACTTTCTCACTTGtacaggcccaaaatggggctGGGGCTCTTAACTTCAAAATACGCACAAAAGCCCGTTAGGGGAAATAATGAATGTAAGCCTCTGGCAttaagcacaaaagcaaaaggCAGGGAAGAAATGACAACAATAAGACAAAAGCAAACACAACCAGTCCAAAATCCAAAGAGAAAATCCAAAAAACCAAAGTAAAGGTTCACCATAAccattttccccttgggattaataaagtattatctatctatctatctatctatctatctatctatctatctatctatctacagtagcTCTCTCTTAGAATAATGACCCTTAACTTAACAAACTTAAAAACTTTCTTGATAAACCAGGCTCTCAACCAGAATAAATAGACCGTTTTAAATAGAAATGTTTCTCTtgtgaagacacaataaaaaaagaatttgggAGTAAATATGTTATTGGAAGGTACAGCAGTGCAATACTAAGTGCTGCATTCTCACTGATTCAGGGTCCTGGATTTAATTTGCATGCCTGGTTGTTGTTTCTGCATCTTTGTGCCTTTTTCTccaggcactctggtttcctcccaaatctCAAAGACGTGCATGTGATTTATTTGATGATTCAAATTTGGCCTGTGTATGTGCATGGAACCTGCAATGCAATACTGTCTTATTCTGGGCTGTTTCACTTAGTGCTTCTGGGATAGGCTGTAACCCCCTGTTAACCTGTATTCTGATTAGATAGAAGAGGGTATAGTAGGGTGTTGTATACTAGGCTCATGCCAAGATGGACTTCAACCCTCAATTGGGTTTAGGAATGATTCTTTATGTATGCATACATAACATTTCTTGGCAGATTTTAATGCTTTGCATTATCATATACTGAATGTCCCCTAGTCACACTTGCTTTCAGTTTCTACTTATTGTAATTTCACTTACACCTATCTTCAGGTCTTAGAtgtttaattgaaaataaaagttaatCTGCAGCAGTTCAGACATAGTGTTAAGACACAGTGGTCATGTTTACTTGatctttgttttgtttggatGTTATCTTGAATCTCTTGTTCACAGAAAGATGCAGTCATTGAAAGCCTACAAGAGCAAGTGAACAATGCCAAGGAGAAGCTTATGAAGCTGATGTCTATGCAGAGAAAAGCTGATGGCACAGAAGATGTGATTGTTCCCATTCATTTCAGCCCAGATTCTGTCACCGTTGCACAAACAGAATCTTCAAATGTCCAGGAAGACCCAAATGGAGCAAGTATTGCAGCTTTTGACCAACGCAGCCATCTAGTGCAAGGGTCCCCACCAGTTAATCAACTAGAACATATCTCCTTATCCTCAAAAAATGAGCATGACATTTCAAGGTGCAGCTCAAGACAGGTCCCCCTCAGTGCACCTTCAAGCATCCCAGATCTAGTTACTTTACAGCCAGAAACCGTTTCCCTATCCCCCACTCTGCAAACAACCAGAAATGAGATGTTAGCCAACCCAACAATGTCACCCATCCAGAGGTCCACATTGGATGCCATACTGGCAAGTTCTACCTGCCTCAGGGACCAATTGGCATCCAAGACACACAATTATGTCAGTAGTGACAAACTTCAAGAGATTTTGCAAGATCTTAGTGTTGATGCTGTTGGCTTGCTAAAATCACCGGATGGGAGAAGAAAGATTGCAAACCATATGCAAGAGAGACCATCTGCAATCGCGCAAAAAGGTTTGCAACAATATGCAAAAAGTATTTCTCCATACATGATGAGAAAAAGACGCCCTCCATTTCATGGAATGAAGGGAGTGCCTTCGCCATATTATTTCCCTGGGTCCTTACCTCCACATCTGGGGACCAACCAAGAAAGCAGTGAAAACCACGCCGAGCAGAACAGTGAAGATCTGCTTATTCCACCCAATGCTACATTGCAGGAATGCCTGCCCTCTAATAATGACATAAGAAGGCCATTCTCACCACAGGATATGGAGACAGGTGCACTGATCACAGATACAATGGAGCCACACAATTTCATCACACTCACTGACACCTGCCAAGCCCGCAAATGCAGAAAGGAGCCATTCTCCAAATTACACTCCAAAATGACAGCCTTTGAGGTGTCAAAATGTGAAGAGCAAAAGATGCACGATGCCTATGATTATTCTGACTCAGATTCAAGCAGCTCTGatgaaaattactgttattatcaCAGGCCATACTGTGAAGCGTGTTTCCATGGACCTTATGAGTCTTCTGACAGTTGCACATCAGGAATATCGGACAGTGAGAGTGAAGGCCATCAGCTACAGCCCTCCAGTGTTTACATGAAGGCCCATCCTGTTGTGAACTTCAAAGATGATTTGAAGCCAACCTTTGTATAAAAACACTTAATAGGAAATCAGCCTTAACAATTAAAAGAGTGataaatgtgttatttaataTCTTCTTAAATTGTAGGATGAAAGAAAGTTGTGTGTTTTTAAGAAAGGCCAGACTTCCACTGTATCCCGCATTTCACCCATCAACTAACCCATACATTTGTCTCATTCTGGTTGTGAAGCATCTAACAATCAcctgtctttttatttatatatcatttaATCCATTCATGTATTGATCaatgtatcatccatccatctattcatctcaACCCTTTTATTAGTCTCCATTCCATCTGTCTTAAAGTTGATTCATCTATCATTACTTTCATCTATTAATCAATTAACTCATCCATTTGTCTTATTCATATCGACAGTCCCCATTTTATATCCAAGTCTGCTGTGTTCATTTATTAGCTGTTCCAACCATTCATTGATTAAAGAAACACCCATCCATGCATCTGTCATGCACCCAGTTCCATTCATTAATTACTCTTTCTGTCCAGTTAATGAATCATCCACCTATCAATGATGTCGTCTATCCACCAATTCATTCACTCTCCAACCTATGAACTGATTCATCCATTGGTCTTTACTTAGTTTAGAGCCTCCTTTAAAGAAATACTCcgtctgaaaatgattttttatgttacttaccccttgTTTATAGTGACGgccaagaaataaaaattaatttcttgtcttcatgcagaacagagataaTAAGTTTCTGGTATAACAGgtgtctatggtgaccaatgctgagAAACCGCAAATACTATTGAAAATGTCCAAGAAAAAATCTTATGTTACTCTACTTGAATAACTTttactaaaatactgttaaataaatcatttattgagAACACTATCAGGAAACGAAAATGAAGTGTACTCAAACAGGAATGAACATTTGAATTGAACACCTGCCTCATatcattacatttacattcataTCCACTACCGAGGAATCTCTGGATTATTTTGTGGCGGTATTTGAAACTGCACAGAtgaattgaccttctgcttgttaAAATCATCTTGGATATGCACAAGTACAAGGCATATCTTCTTCCTGGTAATGTTTTCGCAcagttttctttaacttttaatctttagtttCACAAGGGCACACCTTTCATTGATATTATGTGAAGCGCAATGTTAGTCAATGAATAAGTGGTTACTGCGCTGGGCTGCTGACCAATGGTTGAGGCAcagaggtgggtcttcaattcaaatactCAGGCCCCTTAGAGTGCATTCCATTTTTGTTCAAGATTGCATTTtcatgacattattattatttaacaatattataataaaaaaagatgtgtTTACGACATGGTGAGCATACAACTGAATGACGTGACATGTGGAGTAATGTGAGTtgttttcatacagtatatttcatgatattgtttgctgttgtgcaggttaggtggattggcgattctaaattggccctagtgtgggtgtgtttgtgtgtgtcctgcggtaggttggcaccctgcccaggattggttcctgccttgtgccctgtgttggctggaattggctccagcagacccccgcgaccctgtatttggattcagcgggttagaaaatggatggaaggatggatgtttgctgttgttcagcattgGACATCACAGATTATATAAGAAAccttgttgtctttttttctaaatgaaaaattGGTTTTGGCCCAAGCTTAAAACTTCATGgcaaaagtaaaatatgaaaaaaaaaaaacattttgggtggagtattcctttcacTTGTTCATCTTTTCAACTGTCCATTTGTGAGCACCTCAATcaatgtacttttaatttttgtagAAATCTTcttgatggatagatagactcTGACTGTAATACAGTAAACCATGTAGCAAAAACAAATATCATcaaatatctaaatattcagGTTAGTGCAGCTAAGCCTAGCAGAATgttctttgaaataaaaatacatcattATGGTCCACATATCATGGTCTGCTGAAACAAAAACACTAGTGATGAAAAAAGAGGGGCTACATCACTATCCAACTTAAAGCTCAAGTGAGGAGAAAGAGGCTTAGAATTTTTAAGAAAAAGTTAaccttttttataaaaattgaaagtctccataaaaacaatttaatattttaaaatcacagtgtACAGTAGCAGTCACAGAAAACACAAGTTTTCTGTTCTAACTGTACACCTTTAATGTAATGGTTTATATTTCTGGTTGTCTTTGTCAAGAAAAGAgctgaataaaatgtattcaaattgaCGTGAAGAGTTTATTAAAAAACAGCCTGGGTGTTGTACTGTCATAGCGATTAGCATTGTTGACTTAATGATACTGGGATTCCAATTTTTTAAAGGCTGTCTAGATATCCAGCTGAAACTAGAAAGCTTTGGCTTGATAGGATACAGAGTAGATAACTGATGTCCACAATGGCCAGCCGGACACTCAGCAGTCACTTGGATCCTGTCCACCTGTTTCAGCTTTGTGCTACTTCACTTATTTGATAAGCAGACAGTCACTTGTGATGAATTTGTGCTGGTGTGAGTGGTTGACACTAATTAATTTAAGCCAGCATTGTCTCATCAGGAACAAATTGCTTTATAGGAAGCTTTTCAGAAGAACTCAAGTAGCAGACTGGTGAAGCAGGTAAGATTACTGGCTCACAGCTTCATGGCGTTTGGTTTTTCTCTAGGAAATGGGTTTACCTTTCACATTCCAAAAGCATGCAGCTCACATACAGTAGATGGATGATTAAATGTTGCCCCTGTGTGACTGAGTGTCACTTGAGATGACTAGGCAAGAACATCCCTGGACATGGTGCTAAGACCATGAGATGAATTAAATGGGTTTCAGTAAATAGATGTTTAAAGGGTTTGCACTGGttatatttgttttacattaaCTTGTCcagttaatatttcatttttgaaattactCCTAATCTTGACTCGCACAATGTACTGGCTCATGTAAAGAAGAGAAtatgttttattgtgtaataaaTATTTACGGAAAACGGAAAAATTGAAGCCTCTTGTTTCTCAAtgtacttttctttttccttaacaatTGATATTTAGGCAGTCATGCAAACCTTGAACCGTCTAGAAATGTTTACTTCTCTCTACAGACTGCTAGGTCCTTATAGTTCTACAACAGACTTGCTCAGACAGCTCCTTGCACTTCATGGTGGGCTTTCTTTTCTAATGCACACTGTCTCTGATGATAGCTTATATACAATGCATATATTCTTCTGAATTCTTCACAGGTGGTGAAATTTCCAAAAATTGAAATTAGGTTCACATGGAAATGGTTTGCTTCTGACCTGGATTAGTAGTATCACGTATTATTAGTTTTAGTAGCATAGTTTAGAAggtgaatatttattaaataaaacatttccctTTATATACATCATTACATACTGTGTCTGTTCCTTCGGGGGTCAAATGTCGAATTGGAAGAAGTGAAAAGAGTTGAAGGGGTACTGAAACTTACTTGCTCTTGACTTGCACCTTCAGCCAGTAACACATGTACCCTCATCAGAGATACACTTTTCCTTCTGCCTCTTCTGATCATTTTATAATATATCTCAACTACCAACAGGAAGAAACCACCAGTATGGACTAAATGCAGGAAGTGCCCATATATATGCTTCCAGTCCTTGAGCTTCAGTTCTCACTAACAGAAGAAGAAATTCAAAATACCTTAAATAAGCAGGGTCACCCGTGGTCCACCTACTATTTTAAACTTTTGTTACGTGTCTTTACAATACAGCAACATATATCATGAAATTTGGGGGCTAtttttgtcaaatattttatGGGAATAAGAgattttcttcttttagctgctccaattaggggttgccacagcagatcatcttcttccatatctttctgttctctgtatcttgctctgtttcacccatcacctgcatgtcctctctcaccacctccataaatctcctcttagaccttccttTTTTCATCTTaactggcagttctatccttagcatccttttcccaatatacagagaatctctcctctgcacatgttcaaatcaatgcaatctcgcctctctgactttgtcttcaaaccatccaacctgagctgaccctctaatgtactcatttctaatccaatccatcctcttcacacccaatggaaatcttggcatctttaactctgccacctccaactctgtctgctgctttctggtcactgccaccgtctccaacccatataacaaagctggtctccctaccatcctgtagatcttccctttcactcttgctgatgactgtctgtcacaaattactcctgacactcttctccacccattccaccctgcctgcactctctttttcacctctctcccacaatccccattactctgtactattgatcccaagtatttaaactcgtccatcttcgccaactctactcactgcatccctctcatttacacacatgcattctgttttgttcctactgaccttcattcatctcctctctacaggatatctccacctctccatggtttcctcagcctgctccctactatcgctatagATCGTAATGTCAttagtaaacatcatagtccacggtgtctcctgtctaatctcacctgtcaacctgtccatcaccattgcaaataagaaagggctcagagccaatccctgatgtaatctcacatccaccttgaatgcatctgtcactcctaccgcagacctcaccactgtcacacttctctcgtacatattcctgtacaactcttaagtACTTATCTGCTACTCCAGGctacctcatacaataccacaactcctttttaggcaccctatcatatgctttctccaggtccacaaagacacaatgcaactccatctgcctttctctatacttctccatcttCACCCTcacagcaaacatcacatctgtggtgctctttcatggcatgaaaccataccgcTGAAtaataatcatcacctcccttcttaacctacaaccccaaatcagaaaaagttgggacagtgtgaaaaatgtgaataaaaatataaagcagtaatttacaaatttcccttaacttttatgTCATTGCAGACAGcatgaacacaagataattcatgttttttttggtaaacatcatttgatttgtaaataaccatctattcttgccattcaggcttgcaacaacattccaaagaaagttgggatgggggcaactcaggggtagtaatgaggtataataactaaataatgatgtgatttgaaactggtgatgttaacaggtgaaGAAAAGCAGAATCGAGGAAAGGCCTATTCCTTTAAGAGCagagatgggcagaggatcgccagtttgccaccaagagcgggcaaaaatctttgaaatgatgaagaaaaatgtttctcaaagacagataggaagagatttgggcatttctccctctacagtgcataacatagtgaaaagaatcagggaatctggagaaattaccgtgCGCAAAGGCCAAGTGCGCAAGCCTAATCTGAATGGCCGTGATCTCCGAGCCCTCAgacagcactgcattaaaaactgtcattcatcaataaatgatataactgcgtgggctcaggactacttcaggaagtcaccCTCAACcactacagtacgtagttacattaggaaatggcagctaaaactgtactctgccaaaaggaagccctacataaatagtgttcagaagcgccggcgacttctctgggctcggaggcatctgggatggtccattg
Above is a window of Polypterus senegalus isolate Bchr_013 chromosome 2, ASM1683550v1, whole genome shotgun sequence DNA encoding:
- the gpr156 gene encoding probable G-protein coupled receptor 156 isoform X2; the encoded protein is MESAPNCSEVCGFTDCGVTLGFGTEEAWKIVQRLCKINSSAGETRLSPPVRAAMWTLLSFGCLQALFFLGFTLRFRSNRIVKMSSPNLNIVTLCGSLFTYSSGFMFGIEERLTLSGNATKALMQARIWILCIGTSLVFGPILGKTWRLYRVFTQRVPDKRVIIRDNQLLALVSGLVMVDVLVLAAWGLTDPVQCIRTFSAAVKVSESRISYSASNLEYCSSLYTDVWIVSFSILKGSLLLYGMYLAGLTNHVSSPPVNQSLTIISGVCTMTASAGLVIPVLTKWKKFEEESSQTPGRMAKYFSSPSRNVHSIYSEDEMFYLLGENSSMKQLLTEKDAVIESLQEQVNNAKEKLMKLMSMQRKADGTEDVIVPIHFSPDSVTVAQTESSNVQEDPNGASIAAFDQRSHLVQGSPPVNQLEHISLSSKNEHDISRCSSRQVPLSAPSSIPDLVTLQPETVSLSPTLQTTRNEMLANPTMSPIQRSTLDAILASSTCLRDQLASKTHNYVSSDKLQEILQDLSVDAVGLLKSPDGRRKIANHMQERPSAIAQKGLQQYAKSISPYMMRKRRPPFHGMKGVPSPYYFPGSLPPHLGTNQESSENHAEQNSEDLLIPPNATLQECLPSNNDIRRPFSPQDMETGALITDTMEPHNFITLTDTCQARKCRKEPFSKLHSKMTAFEVSKCEEQKMHDAYDYSDSDSSSSDENYCYYHRPYCEACFHGPYESSDSCTSGISDSESEGHQLQPSSVYMKAHPVVNFKDDLKPTFV
- the gpr156 gene encoding probable G-protein coupled receptor 156 isoform X1, whose protein sequence is MESAPNCSEVCGFTDCGVTLGFGTEEAWKIVQRLCKINSSAGETRLSPPVRAAMWTLLSFGCLQALFFLGFTLRFRSNRIVKMSSPNLNIVTLCGSLFTYSSGFMFGIEERLTLSGNATKALMQARIWILCIGTSLVFGPILGKTWRLYRVFTQRVPDKRVIIRDNQLLALVSGLVMVDVLVLAAWGLTDPVQCIRTFSAAVKVSESRISYSASNLEYCSSLYTDVWIVSFSILKGSLLLYGMYLAGLTNHVSSPPVNQSLTIISGVCTMTASAGLVIPVVRFFHNWPNLIFCLISGGIFICTLCINSFVFIPQLTKWKKFEEESSQTPGRMAKYFSSPSRNVHSIYSEDEMFYLLGENSSMKQLLTEKDAVIESLQEQVNNAKEKLMKLMSMQRKADGTEDVIVPIHFSPDSVTVAQTESSNVQEDPNGASIAAFDQRSHLVQGSPPVNQLEHISLSSKNEHDISRCSSRQVPLSAPSSIPDLVTLQPETVSLSPTLQTTRNEMLANPTMSPIQRSTLDAILASSTCLRDQLASKTHNYVSSDKLQEILQDLSVDAVGLLKSPDGRRKIANHMQERPSAIAQKGLQQYAKSISPYMMRKRRPPFHGMKGVPSPYYFPGSLPPHLGTNQESSENHAEQNSEDLLIPPNATLQECLPSNNDIRRPFSPQDMETGALITDTMEPHNFITLTDTCQARKCRKEPFSKLHSKMTAFEVSKCEEQKMHDAYDYSDSDSSSSDENYCYYHRPYCEACFHGPYESSDSCTSGISDSESEGHQLQPSSVYMKAHPVVNFKDDLKPTFV